A region of the Scomber scombrus chromosome 17, fScoSco1.1, whole genome shotgun sequence genome:
ACTAACCCTCAAAGTCAGCGAAAATGATGAGGTCATCATTCTTGAGGTAATTACGACGCTTGAGGTCAAAGTGCTTCACCATGTTCCTCCAGCCCCATGTTGGCCCTTTGAAGCAATTGCAGCTAGCGTCCCACCGACCCACCTTGGCGGGATTGTCCCAAAAGAACTGTCCATTGCTATCTAGAAAGGGCACAAAAAGACAGAACCACCATGTGAGGATACAGTAGACAACAAAAATACCCCAATCAGTTACCTCCTAATGTTGAAAGTCTGCATGTGAAGTGTTGCATTGACTAGTTGGTTTATTATAAAATACCTCAAAAagctactggatggattgccataaaaGTTTGTAGAGACATTCACGCTCACTAGAAAATGAATCTTTGGTGGccctctgacttttccttcAGCTCCATGATCTGGTCTACATTTCATGTGTCCaacactttggtttatgaccaaatacctgaaTAACTACTTTCCCATCGGCCTCAGCTAATgctgaaaaaaaggaacatacCCTTCATCTCATTAGTAGTGAGGCTGCGTGCAGTTGACATCCTCAGTTTAATGTCTGGGTCTTGATCCATCACCACCATGGTGGCCTGTCGGTTTAACGCTGGCCACTTCATCACGGCATCATTCTCCCCACTGGCCAGGAAGAAGTACAGCCCAGTGTAGTTCCCTGTGTAGTCACTGTATTCTGTGACAGGTACGACACTGACGCCATAACCATAGCCTTCTGGACTGTAGAAAATAGGGCTGTCGATACCAACTCCTGGGGTAGTTGTTTCCATAATCTTGGAGAAGTTCTGGATCCTCCACACTGCATTGGGGCAGCGCGTTTCTGTCAGGCTGATGTCATCAATGTAGATGCCACCGGTGGATGCAGAGGGGTCGCCGCGAACGGCTTGGAAAGAATAGCGGAATTTCACCCCTACCTCCATGGGGACGTGGGCGATCTTCCATGTGTGGTCATCATCCCCTGGGAACAAAAAGGGGAAGACAAGCAGACAAACTTTAATATCAGCAGTGAGCTTTTGCTTATCCCTTTAGCCTTCATGCTAATCACCTTAAAGGAACATTGTGGGAAACACACTTATTTCCTTTCCTGCAGAGAGTTAAATGAcaagattgataccactgtcATGTCTGTACACTAAATATAAATCTACATTCAGCAGtagattagcttagcttagcatgaagcaggaggaaacagctagccagGCTCTGTTCAAAGATGGACAGATACATTGCAGGGAAATCACTTGCCAAGCCAATAAATTGTTACAGTACACcatgaaacaaacaagatgcatgttaataaatacaatttagaAGTGTGGGTAGGCATATTATTAACTCTGAGCAGAGCCAAAGGCAAAAACTGTTCCCCCTGCTCCTAGtccttatgctaagctaaacgaATCGCTGGCTGGGTCGAGCATAGCATTTagcatataaacatataagTGATAATGACTTTCTGATCTTACTATCATCATGAAAGCAAATTTTTTACCCAAAATGTGGAACATTTACTTATACTAATATCACAGTTGCAAACTTCAACTTAACTGTTCCAACCGTTGtccactgactgtgtgtgtattgtatgcTTTATGATGTCTAAAGTTTACTTGATTTgaacatcatttttaaacattttcctgGATGCAAATCTGGGTGTTTAGGCATTAAGTACATTTCCAGGTAACTGTTGTGAAATATGTGTCTGCCGTAGAGACATCAACTTGATAATTACCATAAAAGGTGtgcattttcttcattttacgAACGTTGCCTGTGCCATCATCCATCTTGACCCAGATCACCAGCCTGTCCTTGGGGCTTCCAGTCATCTTGTAGAAGAACTGCAGACACTGAAGGTTCCTCTTGGGGTAGAGGGTTCGGGATTCCAGCAGAGCTGCCTCCTCAGGTCTCCCAGTCTTGGTGTTGAAGTGCATGAAGTAACCAGCATCTAGAAAATCAGACAACATAAGACAATCAACTTCctttttactcctttttttcaAGCAGCTtaaactgataataaaacagtaattgTCACTTCAAAAGAGACATTATTCCACTCTGACCTCTGCATCTTCCCAGGAGCGTGTGATCCTCTGAACCCACACTGCTCTCGGTATGGACCCAGTCAGCATCATCGGAGGAGGCCTGAATCATCCCACAGATGCTGGCATACTCAAAGGCACACTGGTCAAGCAGGGTGAGAGGACCAGCTGGGGGTAGAGAGGGGTGAGGAGTTGGAGTGCAGGAGGATATAATTATTGCTTAGCAGACTTTTTTGCACACTTAACCCTTCTTCACAAAGACTCTGATCATTTTTATCTAATAATATTGCATCCCGATCTACATAGGAAATTTACTGTCACACGATTTAGTACGTACAGCAGTTGTACATGCGGTTGAGCCTGAAGGTGTCCATCTTGCTGAAGTCGAGGTACTGGCCAATGATGTTATAGAACT
Encoded here:
- the mep1a.1 gene encoding meprin A, alpha (PABA peptide hydrolase), tandem duplicate 1; amino-acid sequence: MMMQSLLLLFGLVALATSHAIPVTREVHEVYQNGEDENPILNLGLDQDDLFEGDIVIPKGRNALVDKAYRWKFPIPYILGDDLDLNAKGCVHQAFEMYRLKSCIDFKPYEGEKTYIKFVKRGGCFSSVGDQQDGQILSLGSGCDHKAVIEHELLHALGFYHEQSRTDRDDYVNILLDEVTPGMEHNFNKYNDDFITDQNTAYDYESVMHYRPFSFNKDPNRPTITTKIPEFYNIIGQYLDFSKMDTFRLNRMYNCSGPLTLLDQCAFEYASICGMIQASSDDADWVHTESSVGSEDHTLLGRCRDAGYFMHFNTKTGRPEEAALLESRTLYPKRNLQCLQFFYKMTGSPKDRLVIWVKMDDGTGNVRKMKKMHTFYGDDDHTWKIAHVPMEVGVKFRYSFQAVRGDPSASTGGIYIDDISLTETRCPNAVWRIQNFSKIMETTTPGVGIDSPIFYSPEGYGYGVSVVPVTEYSDYTGNYTGLYFFLASGENDAVMKWPALNRQATMVVMDQDPDIKLRMSTARSLTTNEMKDSNGQFFWDNPAKVGRWDASCNCFKGPTWGWRNMVKHFDLKRRNYLKNDDLIIFADFEDISSLIKTEVPVVPHA